The following nucleotide sequence is from Deinococcus planocerae.
CTACGCCGTCCTCGGCGCCGAGGTCACTCCTTACAGCGAGGAACGCTTGGGGGTGAGGTTCGGCGGCGGCACCCGCCTGATTTTCCAGGAGACGAACAGGCCCTTTTCCCCCGACGCCGTGGATTACCTGGGTTTGGAGTGTGGGGGCGATGCCGGAGTCGATGAACTCTTCGCCCGCCTTGCCGCATCCGGCGCC
It contains:
- a CDS encoding VOC family protein, which translates into the protein MTPVLDHVSFKVRSVAATGAFYAVLGAEVTPYSEERLGVRFGGGTRLIFQETNRPFSPDAVDYLGLECGGDAGVDELFARLAASGAQLRDVRAEFASSPGPYGFFLRDPDGYLVKVFHYHEET